From Candidatus Zixiibacteriota bacterium, the proteins below share one genomic window:
- a CDS encoding FAD-dependent oxidoreductase produces the protein MSKQHLVAVIGAGPAGIYGTRKLVEAGHRVLLINRDIKPGGLAEYGIFFDKQKMKEGLRKQFKRILADPRVFYLGHVTVGEDQALTLQDLRDTGFSAIVVAAGAQGTKKLGLPGEDLAGVYHAKDVVYHYNKLPPFSQRRYELGSRVAIIGMGNVMVDVANWLLNYQRVAEVTVVARRGPKEKAYDDSEFEVIEKYLDNADLRGEIERIRPDLEKVGQNVDEIIRAFVKDSTPPPGQKLRFRYLCSPVRVLPTPEGRVAGLEVEHNILAVENGRTVAKGTGRCSRLDLDSVIYAIGDQVDASLGLPFARGAFITSPAQSSSDPNAAPYQPYDPQTKQVLEGIFVIGWSRNASVGLVGVAKQDAERGMKVVNQYLAGKEGYPPELVEQKIEAVLDKLEENKVPFVTKEDIEILEAAERAEARKRNTWEYKFATDEEMLAIISAPKAVAN, from the coding sequence ATGAGCAAGCAGCATCTCGTCGCGGTCATCGGCGCCGGTCCGGCCGGGATCTACGGCACGCGGAAGCTGGTCGAGGCCGGCCATCGCGTTCTGCTGATCAATCGGGACATCAAGCCGGGCGGCCTGGCCGAGTACGGTATCTTCTTCGACAAGCAGAAAATGAAGGAAGGGCTGCGCAAGCAGTTCAAGAGGATCCTGGCGGACCCGAGAGTTTTCTATCTTGGCCATGTGACCGTGGGCGAGGATCAGGCGCTCACTTTGCAGGACCTTCGCGACACCGGCTTCAGCGCGATCGTCGTGGCGGCAGGGGCCCAGGGCACCAAGAAGCTCGGCCTTCCGGGCGAGGATCTCGCCGGCGTCTATCACGCCAAGGACGTCGTCTATCACTACAACAAGCTCCCGCCGTTCAGCCAGCGACGGTACGAGCTCGGGTCGCGCGTCGCCATCATCGGGATGGGAAACGTGATGGTGGACGTCGCCAACTGGCTGCTCAACTATCAGCGGGTCGCCGAGGTGACGGTGGTCGCCCGGCGCGGCCCGAAGGAAAAGGCCTACGACGATAGCGAGTTCGAGGTGATCGAGAAATATCTGGACAACGCCGATCTGCGCGGCGAGATCGAGCGGATCCGCCCGGATCTCGAAAAGGTCGGGCAGAACGTCGATGAAATCATCCGTGCCTTCGTCAAGGACAGCACGCCCCCGCCGGGCCAGAAATTGCGCTTTCGCTACCTCTGCTCGCCGGTGCGGGTGCTCCCCACGCCGGAGGGCAGGGTCGCCGGGCTCGAGGTGGAGCATAACATTCTGGCGGTGGAAAACGGCCGGACGGTGGCGAAAGGAACGGGGCGGTGCAGCCGGCTCGACCTGGATTCCGTGATCTACGCGATCGGCGACCAGGTCGACGCCTCACTCGGGCTTCCCTTCGCGCGCGGCGCCTTCATCACCAGCCCCGCGCAGTCGTCGAGCGATCCGAATGCCGCGCCGTACCAGCCCTACGACCCTCAGACGAAGCAGGTGCTCGAGGGAATTTTCGTGATCGGCTGGTCGCGCAACGCGAGCGTCGGGCTCGTCGGCGTGGCCAAGCAGGACGCCGAGCGCGGCATGAAGGTCGTCAACCAGTATCTCGCCGGGAAAGAAGGCTATCCGCCGGAGCTGGTCGAGCAGAAGATCGAAGCGGTGCTCGACAAGCTCGAGGAAAACAAGGTCCCGTTCGTGACGAAAGAAGACATCGAAATCCTGGAAGCGGCGGAACGAGCCGAAGCCCGCAAGCGCAACACCTGGGAATACAAGTTCGCAACGGA
- a CDS encoding class II aldolase/adducin family protein, whose amino-acid sequence METEIRRLKDDIVCACRILDRERLIQGFGHVSCRIPGTDRFLLTPRVSLALVGAEDLLTIDLTGKVVEGRHAPPFEAPLHLAIFQTMPRVGAIARVHARVANMFSVTDRPLVPVHNHGSFFSGGVPVFPKPDLISTPQLGREVAEALGDRPAVLLRGNGQVTVGATVPEAVMMAIYLEEAAEILFGALQIGAPARLTGDEAAARRVEALPPVDLERAWNYFKHRSGCS is encoded by the coding sequence ATGGAAACGGAGATTCGCCGGCTCAAGGACGACATCGTCTGTGCCTGTCGGATTCTCGACCGGGAGCGGCTCATCCAGGGCTTCGGTCACGTAAGCTGCAGGATTCCGGGGACCGACCGGTTCCTGCTCACTCCGAGGGTGAGCCTGGCGCTCGTCGGAGCGGAGGACCTTCTCACGATCGACCTGACGGGAAAAGTGGTCGAGGGGCGCCACGCGCCCCCCTTCGAGGCGCCCCTCCATCTAGCGATCTTCCAGACGATGCCGCGTGTCGGGGCCATCGCGCGCGTTCACGCCCGCGTGGCCAACATGTTCTCGGTGACGGACCGGCCGCTAGTGCCCGTCCACAACCATGGAAGCTTTTTCTCTGGCGGAGTGCCGGTCTTTCCCAAGCCGGATTTGATCTCGACGCCGCAGCTCGGGCGCGAGGTCGCGGAAGCTCTGGGCGACCGCCCTGCCGTGCTGCTGCGCGGCAACGGTCAGGTAACCGTCGGGGCGACCGTTCCCGAAGCGGTCATGATGGCGATCTATCTCGAAGAAGCGGCGGAAATTCTCTTCGGCGCCCTGCAGATCGGCGCTCCGGCGCGGCTCACCGGAGACGAGGCCGCGGCACGCCGGGTCGAGGCCCTGCCGCCCGTCGACCTCGAGCGCGCGTGGAACTACTTCAAGCACCGCTCGGGCTGCTCCTGA
- a CDS encoding carboxypeptidase regulatory-like domain-containing protein, whose protein sequence is MRKLGSIVLSAALLAGPAAAGAYEGVDVKDGGTISGTVKFKGTAPAPKKLEVSKDKEVCGKTPKVDQSLVVNGGNLVNAVVTITDIKKGKKITTQKVTLDQKGCEYQPHVLAFPAGTTVQILNPDGILHNVHSYSKVNSPFNLAQPKFKKSMEVKIAKPEVIEVKCDVHGWMQGWLVATESPYVAVTDNSGAFKLTDVPPGTYTVEVWHEKLGKTSQKVTVKAKEDAKVTFEMAGK, encoded by the coding sequence ATGAGGAAATTGGGATCGATTGTTTTATCCGCGGCGCTGCTCGCCGGACCGGCGGCAGCGGGAGCTTACGAGGGCGTCGACGTCAAGGACGGCGGCACGATCTCGGGGACGGTGAAGTTCAAGGGCACCGCTCCCGCGCCGAAGAAACTGGAGGTCAGCAAGGATAAGGAAGTCTGCGGCAAGACGCCCAAGGTCGACCAGTCGCTGGTGGTGAACGGCGGTAATCTGGTCAACGCCGTCGTGACGATTACCGATATAAAGAAGGGAAAAAAGATCACCACGCAAAAGGTCACGCTCGACCAGAAGGGCTGCGAATACCAGCCGCACGTGCTGGCTTTTCCGGCGGGCACCACGGTCCAGATCCTCAATCCCGACGGCATCCTTCACAACGTCCACTCGTACAGCAAGGTGAACAGCCCGTTCAACCTCGCGCAACCCAAGTTCAAGAAGAGCATGGAAGTCAAGATCGCCAAGCCCGAAGTGATCGAGGTGAAATGCGACGTTCACGGCTGGATGCAGGGATGGCTGGTGGCGACGGAGTCACCCTACGTGGCGGTCACGGATAATTCCGGCGCGTTCAAGCTCACCGACGTGCCGCCGGGGACCTACACCGTCGAGGTCTGGCACGAAAAGCTCGGCAAGACCAGCCAGAAGGTCACCGTCAAGGCCAAGGAAGACGCCAAGGTGACATTCGAGATGGCCGGCAAGTAA
- a CDS encoding c-type cytochrome, producing the protein MAERGIDPQEEKKSYGSVFVLGVAMLVALSFWAFWDDNITRRPWKAFQARFYRLDYAKAKAAYDEEDKKLRAEPKYQELSRKLAAARASLSRGQMAERLAALERQEKEADVRFREIDQEVKFIKSELEEAWYEHDHAVQQRRNPKPYLEVIRELEKEQQKLEPQLAAARAKRERIKEEIKKIHAGVKELEDELAKLSAERDKWRRVMENATFQLGPVSFYRIPKILQVSLDEFDRNRFDQPIARVDRCQTCHLAINRPGFEDQPNPFKTHPKRETLLGDNAHPPEKFGCTSCHEGQGVAVNSVKQAHGEVPLWEFPLLRGAKAQSSCVSCHLDVQKFEQEAPLLAQGQRIFEQIGCTGCHLVKGYENIPKIGPSLRRISAKVDPSWMVGWIENPHKFRRRTRMPNFDLKRDEAVAIAAFLWSLSKDDGESWLQQHPLPAAFREGDAAAAARGKKLVETVGCKGCHGFAEGEFTTVVGKEKDLVPNLKDIASKTNPRWIYHWIKNPKDFAPDTAMPSLRLTDDEALAITSYLATLGSKAEPIPGIEQQLSDARNIKRGESLVRKYGCFGCHDIEGMEKESRIGVELTTFGSKPLEELFFGNRTDIKPTWDDWTYNKLKTPRIYATERVEQVMPQFNLADEDIRALRILLAGFREKKVGERYLADQSQRVVQVVEGRRLVQLYNCVGCHEIEKRGGFVKKYYEAPEAAPPPLNGEGEKVQSNWLFGFLKSPVPLRPWLQIRMPTFGFTDPQANLLVSYFNGLSKVEIPFAWVDDTKIPRENLEAARVLASRDYFNCFSCHQQGGKTPEGPPEGWAPDLALARQRLNPAWILKWLQDPQKIQPGTKMPSFYPGGPDNILGGKDDRQIEALRDYVMTLGGNGSRPAAPAAPGARAAARR; encoded by the coding sequence ATGGCGGAACGAGGGATCGATCCACAGGAAGAAAAGAAATCGTACGGCAGCGTCTTCGTGCTCGGCGTGGCCATGCTCGTGGCGCTGTCGTTCTGGGCGTTCTGGGACGACAACATCACGCGGCGTCCGTGGAAGGCTTTTCAGGCGCGTTTCTACCGCCTCGATTACGCCAAGGCAAAGGCGGCCTACGACGAGGAAGACAAGAAGCTGCGGGCCGAGCCGAAGTATCAGGAGCTTTCCAGGAAGCTCGCGGCGGCCAGGGCGAGCCTGTCCCGGGGGCAGATGGCCGAGCGGCTCGCCGCCCTGGAGCGCCAGGAGAAGGAAGCCGACGTGCGCTTCCGGGAGATCGATCAGGAGGTCAAGTTCATCAAAAGCGAGCTGGAGGAGGCCTGGTACGAGCACGACCACGCGGTACAGCAACGGCGCAATCCCAAGCCCTACCTCGAGGTGATTCGGGAGCTGGAAAAGGAGCAGCAGAAGCTCGAGCCGCAGCTGGCGGCGGCTCGAGCGAAGCGGGAGCGGATCAAGGAGGAGATCAAGAAGATCCACGCGGGCGTCAAGGAGCTGGAGGACGAGCTCGCCAAGCTCAGCGCGGAACGCGACAAATGGCGGCGGGTGATGGAGAACGCCACCTTCCAGCTGGGCCCGGTTTCCTTTTACCGGATTCCGAAGATCCTGCAGGTCTCGCTCGATGAATTCGACCGTAACCGCTTCGACCAGCCGATCGCGCGCGTGGACCGCTGCCAGACCTGCCACCTGGCGATCAACCGTCCCGGCTTCGAAGACCAGCCGAACCCCTTCAAGACGCACCCGAAGCGCGAGACGCTGCTCGGCGACAACGCGCATCCCCCGGAAAAGTTCGGGTGCACCTCCTGCCACGAAGGGCAGGGCGTGGCGGTGAACAGCGTCAAGCAGGCCCACGGCGAGGTGCCGCTCTGGGAATTTCCGCTCTTGCGCGGCGCCAAAGCCCAGTCGAGCTGCGTTTCCTGCCATCTCGACGTGCAGAAGTTCGAGCAGGAAGCTCCGCTGCTCGCTCAGGGGCAGAGGATCTTCGAGCAGATCGGCTGCACCGGATGCCACCTGGTCAAGGGCTACGAGAACATCCCCAAGATCGGCCCGAGCCTGCGACGGATCAGCGCCAAGGTCGACCCGAGCTGGATGGTGGGATGGATCGAAAACCCGCACAAGTTCCGGCGGCGAACCCGGATGCCGAACTTCGACCTCAAGCGCGACGAGGCGGTGGCGATCGCGGCGTTCTTGTGGTCGCTGTCGAAGGACGACGGGGAGAGCTGGCTGCAGCAGCATCCGCTGCCCGCCGCCTTCCGTGAAGGCGACGCCGCAGCGGCGGCGCGCGGCAAGAAGCTCGTGGAGACCGTGGGCTGCAAGGGCTGCCACGGATTCGCCGAAGGGGAGTTCACCACCGTCGTCGGCAAGGAGAAAGACCTGGTCCCCAATCTCAAGGACATCGCGTCGAAGACCAACCCGCGGTGGATTTACCACTGGATCAAGAATCCCAAGGACTTCGCGCCCGACACCGCGATGCCGAGCCTGCGCTTGACGGACGACGAGGCGCTGGCGATCACGAGCTACCTTGCGACCCTCGGCAGCAAGGCCGAGCCGATTCCCGGAATCGAGCAGCAGCTGAGCGACGCCAGGAACATCAAGCGCGGCGAGTCGCTGGTGCGCAAGTACGGCTGCTTCGGCTGCCACGACATCGAGGGAATGGAGAAGGAATCGCGCATCGGCGTCGAGCTCACCACCTTCGGCTCCAAGCCCCTCGAAGAGCTGTTCTTCGGCAACCGCACCGACATCAAGCCGACCTGGGACGACTGGACGTACAACAAGCTCAAGACGCCGCGCATCTACGCCACCGAGCGCGTGGAGCAGGTGATGCCGCAGTTCAATCTCGCCGACGAGGACATCCGGGCGCTGCGGATTTTGCTCGCCGGATTCCGCGAAAAGAAGGTCGGCGAGCGCTACCTGGCGGACCAGAGCCAGCGGGTGGTGCAGGTGGTCGAAGGCCGCCGGCTGGTGCAGCTCTACAATTGCGTGGGCTGCCACGAGATCGAGAAGCGCGGGGGCTTCGTGAAGAAGTACTACGAGGCTCCCGAGGCGGCGCCGCCGCCGCTCAACGGCGAAGGCGAGAAGGTCCAGTCGAACTGGCTGTTCGGGTTCCTGAAGTCGCCGGTCCCGCTGCGTCCCTGGCTCCAGATCAGGATGCCGACGTTCGGCTTCACGGATCCTCAGGCGAACCTGCTGGTGAGCTACTTCAACGGGTTGTCCAAAGTGGAAATTCCTTTCGCCTGGGTTGACGATACGAAAATTCCACGGGAGAATCTGGAAGCGGCCCGCGTGCTCGCCTCCAGGGACTATTTCAACTGCTTCAGCTGCCACCAGCAGGGCGGCAAGACTCCGGAAGGGCCGCCGGAAGGCTGGGCGCCGGATCTGGCGCTGGCGCGTCAGCGGCTCAACCCGGCCTGGATTCTCAAATGGTTGCAGGATCCGCAGAAGATCCAGCCGGGTACCAAGATGCCGTCGTTCTACCCGGGAGGGCCGGACAATATCCTGGGGGGCAAAGACGACAGGCAGATTGAAGCCCTGCGCGATTACGTGATGACGCTCGGCGGAAACGGGAGCCGGCCCGCCGCCCCTGCCGCGCCGGGAGCCAGAGCGGCGGCGCGGCGCTGA
- a CDS encoding cytochrome C, with the protein MAEVTRERRLPVDDKIHTWPHLVRMEFLVALFVMVVLALWAMTVDAPLEEPANPTRTPNPSKAPWYFLGLQEMLVYFDPWHAGVVLPSLIIVGLMVIPFIDINPKGNGYYCFKERKYEILTFVFGFHVLWVTMIIIGTFFRGPGWNLFWPWQRWDPHKVVALTNVDLPYLFGFRDYWWSAAFGLFVIAVYFAVGIALFYWWVLRVKGREFLERWGMVRFTITAVLFVLMLSLPAKMFLRLAFNVKYILVTPWLNI; encoded by the coding sequence ATGGCTGAGGTCACGCGCGAAAGAAGATTGCCCGTCGACGACAAGATTCACACCTGGCCCCACCTGGTGCGGATGGAGTTTCTCGTGGCGCTGTTCGTCATGGTGGTGCTCGCACTGTGGGCCATGACGGTCGACGCGCCGCTCGAGGAGCCGGCGAACCCCACCCGCACGCCCAACCCCTCCAAGGCCCCGTGGTACTTCCTGGGGCTGCAGGAGATGCTGGTCTATTTCGATCCCTGGCACGCGGGCGTCGTGCTGCCGAGCCTGATCATCGTCGGTCTCATGGTGATTCCCTTCATCGACATCAACCCCAAGGGCAACGGCTACTACTGCTTCAAGGAGCGCAAGTACGAGATCCTCACGTTCGTCTTCGGCTTCCATGTGCTCTGGGTGACGATGATCATCATCGGGACGTTTTTCCGCGGTCCGGGCTGGAACCTCTTCTGGCCCTGGCAGCGGTGGGACCCGCACAAGGTGGTGGCGCTCACCAACGTCGATCTCCCCTACCTCTTCGGGTTCCGCGACTACTGGTGGTCGGCGGCGTTCGGGCTGTTCGTGATCGCCGTTTACTTCGCCGTCGGGATCGCGCTTTTCTATTGGTGGGTGCTGCGGGTCAAGGGGCGGGAGTTCCTCGAGCGCTGGGGCATGGTGCGCTTCACGATCACCGCAGTGCTGTTCGTCCTGATGCTTTCGCTGCCGGCCAAGATGTTCCTGCGCCTGGCCTTCAACGTCAAGTACATCCTGGTCACGCCGTGGCTTAACATCTGA
- a CDS encoding cytochrome b N-terminal domain-containing protein produces MGIFDKIKNDVVESQVWKSIFRHGYEDTPRNRVMMVTSNVFLHLHPAKVRRHAVRMRFTWCMGGLTFLMFLVTVVTGIYLMFYYRPVAEYAYADMKYLEFDMPFGMLMRNMHRWAAHAMVVFVWLHMFRVFLTGSYKPPREFNWVVGVLLLVLTLLLSFTGYLLPWDQLAIWAVTVGSNMARATPLLGYEGPFAEFVGVNPIYDARAFLFGGGEIGPHTLLRFYILHCIFIPLVASILMAVHFWRIRRDGFSGPPL; encoded by the coding sequence ATGGGTATTTTTGACAAGATCAAGAACGACGTCGTCGAGAGCCAGGTGTGGAAATCCATCTTTCGCCACGGCTACGAGGATACGCCTCGCAACCGCGTCATGATGGTGACCTCCAACGTCTTTCTCCACCTCCATCCCGCCAAGGTCCGCCGCCACGCGGTGAGAATGCGATTCACCTGGTGTATGGGGGGGCTGACGTTTCTCATGTTCCTCGTCACCGTGGTCACCGGCATCTATCTGATGTTCTACTACCGCCCGGTCGCCGAGTACGCCTACGCCGACATGAAATACCTCGAGTTCGACATGCCTTTCGGCATGTTGATGCGCAACATGCACCGCTGGGCGGCGCACGCGATGGTGGTGTTCGTCTGGCTCCACATGTTCCGGGTGTTTCTCACCGGGTCCTACAAGCCGCCGCGCGAGTTCAACTGGGTGGTCGGCGTGCTGCTGCTCGTGCTCACGCTCCTGTTGAGCTTCACGGGCTATCTCCTGCCGTGGGACCAGCTCGCGATCTGGGCGGTGACCGTCGGCTCCAATATGGCGCGGGCGACGCCGCTGCTGGGCTACGAGGGGCCGTTCGCCGAGTTCGTGGGCGTCAACCCGATCTACGACGCCCGGGCGTTTCTCTTCGGGGGCGGCGAGATCGGGCCGCATACGCTGTTGCGCTTCTACATCCTGCACTGCATTTTCATTCCGCTGGTCGCCAGCATCCTGATGGCGGTCCATTTCTGGCGCATTCGCAGGGACGGATTCTCCGGGCCGCCTCTGTAG
- a CDS encoding Rieske 2Fe-2S domain-containing protein, whose amino-acid sequence MAEEKVKRGIWSRRDFFTRLGWGGFGVFGGLSLLGFVRSAFPRVLFQPPSTFKAGFPSDYAIGEVSEKYKQEQRVWIVREESGIYAIFAKCTHLGCTPRWLAAENKFKCPCHGSGFFKSGLNFEGPAPRPLDRFKVTIGEDGQLVVDKSKVFKMNPGVEPDEQHADSILKV is encoded by the coding sequence ATGGCAGAGGAAAAGGTCAAGCGCGGTATCTGGTCTCGGCGGGATTTCTTCACGCGGCTCGGTTGGGGCGGATTCGGAGTCTTCGGAGGGTTGAGCCTGCTGGGTTTCGTTCGCTCCGCTTTTCCGCGGGTTCTCTTCCAGCCGCCGAGCACGTTCAAGGCGGGGTTCCCCTCGGACTACGCCATCGGGGAGGTGAGCGAGAAATACAAGCAGGAGCAGCGGGTCTGGATCGTTCGCGAGGAATCCGGGATCTACGCCATCTTCGCCAAGTGCACCCACCTCGGCTGCACCCCCCGCTGGCTGGCGGCGGAAAACAAGTTCAAGTGCCCCTGCCACGGCAGCGGCTTTTTCAAATCGGGCCTGAACTTCGAAGGGCCGGCACCGCGGCCGCTCGATCGCTTCAAGGTCACCATCGGCGAGGACGGGCAGCTCGTGGTCGACAAGAGCAAGGTTTTCAAGATGAATCCCGGCGTCGAGCCCGACGAGCAGCACGCCGACAGCATCCTCAAGGTTTGA
- the ispF gene encoding 2-C-methyl-D-erythritol 2,4-cyclodiphosphate synthase has product MTLQLRIGHGVDVHRFAPRRRLVLGGVEIPYPRGLSGHSDADVVLHAVMNAVLGAMGEGDIGLHFPDSDSRTEGIASTELLRSVTSMMKRKRFRVVNLDVTVLAQGPRLAPYYPAMRKKIAALLGTRPGAVNLKAATPEKLGALGAGKGMAAFAVVLLSK; this is encoded by the coding sequence ATGACGCTTCAGCTTCGTATCGGGCACGGCGTCGACGTCCACCGCTTCGCGCCGCGGCGCCGGCTGGTTCTGGGCGGCGTCGAGATTCCCTATCCGCGGGGGCTTTCAGGCCACTCCGACGCCGACGTGGTGCTGCACGCGGTCATGAACGCGGTGCTGGGCGCGATGGGGGAAGGCGACATCGGCCTCCATTTTCCGGACAGCGATTCCCGGACCGAGGGAATCGCGAGCACCGAGCTGCTGAGATCCGTTACCTCGATGATGAAGCGGAAGCGGTTTCGGGTGGTCAACCTGGACGTGACGGTGCTCGCCCAGGGACCGCGGCTGGCGCCGTACTATCCGGCGATGAGGAAGAAAATCGCGGCCTTGCTCGGGACGCGGCCGGGCGCGGTCAACCTCAAGGCCGCCACGCCGGAAAAGCTCGGCGCGCTCGGCGCGGGCAAGGGGATGGCCGCCTTCGCAGTGGTTTTATTGAGCAAATGA
- a CDS encoding DUF3750 domain-containing protein, with protein MGSRIVLLALVFLLALPLFVIFSGAAQLGRDYRRADRSSAGIAPPPEAAPEAVVQVYAARALNWRGIFGVHSWIATKPKNGDHYTVHHVIGWRQYRNLPVVVSAPGTPDGKWFGNLPELLAELRGEEAERAIEKIERAVATYPYAGEYQLWPGPNSNTFVAYVARQVPELRLELPVTAIGKDFPINGSLIDHAPSGTGYQASVYGLFGVMLSREEGIELNLLGLSFGLDLARPALKLPFVGRVGLSNH; from the coding sequence ATGGGCTCCCGGATCGTCCTGCTGGCTCTGGTTTTTCTGCTGGCGCTGCCGCTCTTCGTGATCTTCTCGGGAGCCGCTCAGCTCGGCCGGGACTACCGCCGCGCCGACCGCTCGAGCGCGGGGATCGCCCCGCCCCCGGAAGCCGCCCCCGAGGCCGTGGTCCAGGTTTACGCCGCCCGGGCCCTCAACTGGCGCGGCATCTTCGGCGTGCACTCCTGGATCGCCACCAAGCCGAAGAACGGCGATCACTACACCGTGCACCACGTGATCGGCTGGCGGCAGTACCGCAACCTCCCCGTGGTCGTCTCCGCCCCGGGAACTCCGGACGGAAAGTGGTTCGGCAATCTGCCCGAGCTGCTCGCCGAGCTGAGGGGCGAGGAAGCGGAGCGCGCGATCGAGAAGATCGAGCGCGCGGTTGCGACTTATCCTTATGCCGGCGAGTACCAGCTCTGGCCGGGACCGAACAGCAACACCTTCGTTGCCTACGTCGCCCGGCAGGTGCCCGAGCTGCGGCTCGAGCTGCCCGTCACCGCGATCGGCAAGGATTTCCCGATCAACGGCTCGTTGATCGATCACGCCCCGAGCGGCACGGGATATCAGGCCTCGGTGTACGGGCTGTTCGGCGTGATGCTGTCGCGCGAGGAAGGGATCGAGCTTAACCTTTTGGGCCTGAGTTTCGGCCTCGACCTGGCCCGTCCGGCCCTGAAGCTCCCCTTCGTCGGGCGCGTCGGCCTCTCCAACCACTGA
- a CDS encoding ATP-binding cassette domain-containing protein: protein MRARIRRPRAARRVPALELRGVSYRVAGRRILDSIDWTVLPGEHWAILGPNGSGKTTLLKVAFGYLWPNDGGKVLRRGRERVNLPRLRRSVGWVTSTLAAQIPPREKVIRTVISGRFAQIGYIEAFAGPAVAGDYRAARRYLKEIGSDHLSEQEFGTLSQGEQQKVLIARARMTRPYLIILDEPCAGMDPGAREAFLASLQKLAREKRFPSLLYVTHHVEEILPLFRKTLVLKDGMVLYAGPTPDALTPAVLERIYGVSLRVIRAGGRYWPIVG, encoded by the coding sequence ATGCGCGCCCGAATCAGACGACCTCGCGCCGCCCGGCGCGTCCCCGCGCTCGAGCTGCGGGGAGTCTCCTACCGCGTGGCGGGACGGAGAATCCTCGACTCCATCGACTGGACGGTGCTGCCGGGAGAGCACTGGGCCATCCTGGGACCCAACGGCTCGGGGAAGACCACGCTCCTCAAGGTCGCGTTCGGCTATCTTTGGCCCAACGACGGCGGGAAGGTCCTGCGGCGGGGTCGCGAGCGCGTCAATCTGCCGCGGCTGCGGCGCAGCGTCGGCTGGGTGACGTCCACGCTCGCGGCGCAAATCCCGCCGCGCGAAAAGGTGATTCGTACCGTGATCTCCGGCCGCTTTGCGCAGATCGGCTACATCGAGGCTTTCGCAGGGCCCGCCGTAGCGGGCGATTATCGGGCCGCCCGACGCTACCTGAAGGAGATCGGCTCCGATCATTTGAGCGAACAGGAGTTCGGAACGCTCTCGCAGGGCGAGCAGCAAAAGGTCCTGATCGCGCGGGCCCGCATGACGCGGCCGTACCTGATCATTCTGGACGAGCCCTGCGCCGGCATGGACCCCGGGGCGCGCGAGGCGTTCCTGGCGAGCCTGCAGAAGCTCGCCCGCGAGAAACGGTTCCCTTCGCTCCTCTACGTGACGCACCACGTCGAGGAGATCCTGCCGCTGTTTCGCAAGACCCTGGTGCTGAAAGACGGGATGGTGCTCTACGCGGGCCCGACGCCCGATGCGCTGACGCCCGCCGTCCTCGAGCGGATCTACGGCGTCTCTCTTCGCGTGATCCGCGCCGGGGGACGCTACTGGCCGATCGTCGGGTGA